The genomic window ACGGGCGCTTGCCGGTGGCGTAGTTCTCGGTCTGCCGCTTGAAGTAGGCCGGGTCGAGCCCCGAGATGCTCGGCATCATGTCCGAGCCGCTGTTGCCGTTCCAGCCGTGGCAGGCCGCGCACGTGATGACCTTCGCGAAGCCCGGGTCGTCGAGCGGGCCGGCGGCGCGGGCCGCCCCGGGCGCAACCGCGAGTACGAAAACTGCCGCCGCGAGGGCGGCCGCGAAGCGTATCGTCGTCATGATCGCCGTCCCCCCTCTACGACAGCATGTCGGCCCAGATGCTCTGCCGCCAGCCCTCTGCACGCTGGGCGACGGAGACGCTCTGGGCGGGCGTGAGCTTCTGCTCGATCTGGACCACCTTGCCGTTCTCGATCTTGTAGGAATTCACCACCGCGATGGCTTCGCGGTCGCTGACCCAGCTGTAGCAGGTATTGCCGGGCGGCATGAGCGGCACCGCCTGCCCGTTGAGCAGGCTCACGATGCTGAGCGCCGCCGCCTTGCCCATGTTGTTGGCGACGTTGCCGGACTTGGGCACGGGCAGGCCGATGGTGGCGTCGCCGATCACGTGGATGTTCTTCTGCTTCACCGACTCGTACGTGACGTGGTCCACCTCGCACCAGCGCTTGTCGGCGCCGACGAGGTCCGCCTGAACGGCGATCGCGCCCGCGCGCTGGGGCGGGATCAGGTTGAGCACGTCGTACTTGACGCGGTCGAACTCGGTGCGGACTTCGCGCGTCGAGGTATCGACGCCGATCACCTTCTGCGAGGCGCGGTAGTCGATGTTCGGGTACGCCTGCCACGCCGCGCGGAAGAGCGCGGTCTTCGACACGATGTTCTGGTTGGCGTCGAGCACGATCACCCTGCTCTTCGGCTTGTTCTGCTTGAGGTACCACGCGACCTGGCAGATGCGCTCGTACGGGCCCGGCGGGCAGCGGTAGGCGACGGGCGGCACCGTCAGGACGAAGACGCCGCCGTCCGGCATGGACTGGATCTGCGCCGCCAGCTGCACCGTCTGCGGCCCCGCCTTCCACGCGTGGAGCACCGTGTCCTTGGCGGCCGCGAGCCCCTCGACCTGCTCCCACTGGAAGTCGATGCCGGGCGAGACGACGAGGCGGTCGTAGGCGAGGTAGCCCTCGCCGATGCGGACGCGCTTGGTGTCGGGCTCGATGGCAGTCGCTGACTCGTGGATGATCTTGACGCCGCGGGCTCGGAGCCCGGCGTAGGAGAGCGTCAGGCTCTCGATGGTCCGCTGGCCGCTCAACACGAGGTTGCTGAACGGGCAGGAGACGAACTCGCGGTTGGGCTCGAGCAGCACCACTTCGATGGACGGGTCGGCGATCCGGATGTATCGGGCCGCGGTGGACCCGCCCCAGCCGCCGCCGATCACGACCACCCTGCGGCCGCTCTTTGGAGCGATGTCGCCCGTCATGGTACTGGCGCAGCCCGAGAGTCCAAGGCCGGCGCCCAAGCCCAACCCGACACCGACACCCACACCCGAGGAGAGGAGGAAATCTCTGCGCGTCAACCCGCTCATTGGCCCGCCTCCTTCATTGATTAGCTCAGTTCTCGACCGGAATACGGAGAAACTTACTAAGCCATTTGCGCCATGTCAACAGCGTTTTTGGCTAGAGGCCGAGGGCCTTCCTGACACGGGCGAGGACCTGCGCCTCGTCGCCTTCAAGGTGCACCGGAGCCGGCAGCGCCGGCGGCGAGTTCTTGATCCCCGCGCCCGTGAGCACGATGACGATGCGCGAGCCCGCATCCACCTCGCCGGTCTCCTTCATCTGGCAGAGCGCGGCGAGCGCGGCGGCGGCCTCGGGCGCCGTCCAGATGCCCTCGACGCGCGCCAGGAGCTTCTGCGCCTCCACGATCTCCTGCTCGCTCACGGCGCGCGCGTGGCCGCCGGTATCGCGCATGATCTTGAGCATCTGGCGCCCCGCGAAGGGGCCTGGCACGCGAAGGCCGGGCGCGTCGGTGACGGGGTTCTCCCAGAGCGTCGTGGTCTCGGCCTTGTCGTCCCACGCCTTCACGAGAGGGGCGCACCCTTCGGCCTGGACCGCGACGAAGCGCGGCTGGGCGGCCTTGATCCAGCCCATGGCCGCCAACTCGTCGTAGGCCTTCCAGATCCCGACCAGACCCGTCCCGCCGCCCGTCGGGTACATGAGGAGATCCGGCGTCTGCCAGCCGAGCTGCTCGGCCAGCTCGAGCCCCATTGTCTTCTTGCCCTCGAGGCGATAGGGCTCCTTGAGCGTGGCGAGATCGAACCAGCCGATCTTGGACGCGAGCCCCGCGATCAGCTTGCCCGCCGTCGCGATCGAGCCGTCCACGGTGAAAACAAAGGCGCCCGCGATGATCGCCTCCGCGATGGCGGCCTCCGCCGTGCCGCGCGGGACCACGACCGCGACAGGGATCCCGCCGCGGGCGCCGTAGACGGCCGCGGCGCCGCCCGCATTCCCCGCCGACGGGATCATCAATCCCTTGACGCCGAGCGTGCGCGCCTTGGTCAGCGCCATGCCGAGACCGCGCGCCTTGAACGAGCCCGTCGGGTTCTGGCCTTCGTCTTTCGCCCAAACGTGGCGCAGGCCCAGGTGCGCGCTCAGGCGCGGGAGCGGGATCAACGGCGTGCCGCCTTCGCCGAGCGTGACCGGTTCCTCACCGTCGTCGAGCGGCGTCAACTCGCGGAAGCGGTACATCCCGGGCGCGCGCCGGAGCAGGTCGTCCTTGGTGACGGCGGCGGCGACCCTGGGCAGGTCGTACCGCACGGCCAGCATCTGGCCGCAGCCCTCGCAGACGGTGAGGAGGCGGCCGGCCTCGTGGCGCCGGCCGCAGACAGTGCACTCGATATGGGTGACGAAGGACGGGCTAATGGGCCTTCTCTTTCTCTGCCTTCGCGGCGGCGACGACTTTCTCCGCGAGGTGGGCCGGGACTTCTTCGTAGTGCGAGAACTCCATGGAGTAGCCGCCGCGCCCGCCCGTCATGGAGCGGAGCGAGGACTCGTACGTCAGCATCTCGGCCATGGGCGCCTGCGCGCGCACCGAGACGACTTCGCCGTCGGGCTCCATGCCCACGATGCGCCCGCGGCGGCCGTTCAGGTCGCCGATGACGTCGCCCGCGTGGTCGGACGGCGCCGTCACCTCGACGTGCATGATGGGCTCGAGCAGGATCGGGTGCGCCTCCATGAAGCCCTTCTGCAGGCCCATCGAGGCCGCGATCTGGAAGGCCATGTCGGAGGAATCCACGTCGTGGTAGGAGCCGTCGTAGAGCGAGACCCTGAGGTCCACGATGGGGTAGCCGGCGAAGATGCCACGCTTCAGGCAGTCGCGGACGCCTTTTTCCACCGACGGGATGAAGTTGCGCGGCACGGAGCCGCCGAAGATGTCGTCCACGAACTCGAAGCCGCCGCCGCGCTGGAGCGGCTCGACCTTGAGCCACACGTCGCCGTACTGCCCGCGGCCGCCCGTCTGCTTCTTGTACTTGCCCTGCACGTCGGCTCGCCCCTTGACCGTCTCCTTGTAGGGGATGCGCGGCGGCAGGAGGCTCACGTCCACGTTGTACTTGCGCTTCATCCGCTCGACGACCGTCTCGACGTGCAGCTGCCCCATGCCGGAGACGAGCAGCTGCTTGGTCTCGGGGTCGAAGTGGTGGTGCAGCGTCGGGTCCTCCTCCGTCATCCGGTGGAGCGCCGTCGAGATCTTGTCCTCGTCGCCGCGAGTCTTGGGCTGGATGGCGAAGGAGATGGCGGGCTCCGGGAAGGCGATGCCCGGCAGGACGACCGGGTGCGCCTCGTCCGAGAGCGTGTCGCCCGTCAGCGTGTCTTTCAGCTTCGCGACGACGCCGATCTCCCCGGGCCCCAGCGAGTCGACGGCCTTCTGCGTCTTGCCCATGAGCCAGCCGAGGTGGCCGATGCGCTCCTTGGCCCCGCGCGTGGAGTTGAGCACCTGGCTGTCGGACTTGAAGGTGCCGGAGTACACGCGGAAGAGCGAGAGCTTGCCCACGTGCGGGTCGGCGATGGTCTTGAAGACGACGGCCGCCAGCGGCGCCTTGGGATCGGGCGCGAGCGTGACCGGCTGCTGAGTGCGCGGGTCGATGCCCACGACCGGGCCGGCTTCGGCGGGCGACGGGAATTCCTTGACGATCAGGTCCATCAGCGGCTGGACGCCGATGCCCTTGGTGGCGGAGGCGGCCATGACGGGCACGAGGCTCCCCTGCCCGATGGCCTTGCCGAGGGCCTTGACCATCTCCTCCTCGCCGATGCTGCCCTCTTCGAGATACTTGGCGAGAAGGTCGTCGTCCGTCTCGGCCACAGCCTCGACCAGCTTCTCGCGCCACGTTTTGGCGTCGTCCATCGCCTCGCCGGGGATGTCGGCTTCTTTGGCCTTGCCGTCAGCCGTGAGGAGCGCCTTCATCGCGACCAGGTCCACCACGCCCTTCAGGCCCGCCTCGGCCCCGATCGGCAGCTGGAGCGGGCAGAGCCGGCCCTTCAGGCGCTTCTGGAGCGACTCGAGGGTGCGGAAGAAATCGGCGCGCTCGCGGTCGAGGCGGTTGATGACGACGGCGCGCGGCAGGGCGTACTCGTTGGCGTACTTCCAGACCTTCTCCGTCTGCACCTGCACGCCGGCGACCGCGTCCACCACGATCACCGCCGCGCCGGCGACTCTCAACCCCCCGCGCGCGTCGGCCACGAAGTCGCCGTACCCGGGCGTGTCGATCAGGTTGAGGCGATGGCCCTTCCAGTCGCAGAACGCGACCGAGGTGCCCAGCGAGATCTTGCGCTTGATCTCGTCGGGGTCGAAGTCGGTGGTGGTGGTGCCGTCGTCCACCTTGCCGAGCCGGTTGATGGCGCCGGCCGCGAACAGGATGGCTTCCACCAGGGATGTCTTGCCGACTCCACCGTGGCCCGCGAAGCCCACGTTGCGGATCTTGGAGATGTCCGTCGCCATGCCTACCTCCCCGTGCCCCTGCTGCGAAGGGAAACTCCGACTGCCGGAGAAAAGGGCGATGTGGGCAGGGATGCTACCACAGCGCCGGGACACAGGCCAGAGGAAGGTCGGGGAGGCCCTGCGTCTCCTCAGAGAGCGGACGAGGAAGAGGGCGCGCCGTCATCACCGGCGCCCCCGTGATTTGCGAAGGAGACGCTGGCGCTACTGGTTCCTGCCGCGCATCGACGCCGGCTGGCCGGGCAGCTTGAGCGTCTTGCCGGTGTTGACGACGCGGATGCCCTTCTTGGTCTGCTCGACCTTCAGGATGGACATGTCGCTGTCGATGTAGTTGCCGACGTAGAGGTACTCGCCGTCGGGGCTCCAGACGGCGCCTTCCGGCAGGCCCTTGACCTCGACCTCGTCGAGCTTGGTCACCTTCTTGCCGTCGATCTTCAAGATGACCACGCTGCCCTGGCGGTTGTAGAACCACGAGCTCCACGCGGCGTCGTTGCCGCGCAGCAGCATCACGGCGGCGAGATCGCCCTTGGGGCTGATGGCCAGGCCCTCGGGGGCGTCGCCCACCACCACGCGGTCGATCACGCGCGGCGGGGTCGCCTCGAGGTCGATGACGCTCACGGTGTCCACGTTGCCGTCCGAGCGGCCGCCGTTGCCGTTGTCGGCCGTCAGCGCGATGGTACCGAGCGGCGAGACGTCCACGTTGTAGGGCCAGAGACCGACGTTCATATTGTACTTGGTGTCGGTCACCTTCTGGCCGTCCACGTTGAGCATCCCGATCTTGTGGCCGGGGAACTTGGCCACGAGCGCCCGCTTGCCGTCGGGGGTGAAGACAGCGTGGGTCACCACCTCGCCCATGGGCACGGTGTCGATCAGCTTGACCTCCCTGCCAGAGATCGAGAGCACCCCGATCGAGTTGTCGGCGCGGTTCGTGACAAGGGCCAGGGTGCCCGCCGGGTTGATGCTGAGGCCGGAGGGCTGCTTGCCGACTTCGACCGTCGCGATGTGAGCGGGCGGGGTGGCCGTCAGGTCGATCACGTAGAGCTTGTTGTCAGGCACCGGCTTCCACTTCTCGCCGTCCTTCTGCCAGTCCACCGAGTTGGCCACGATGGCCAGCTTCTGGTCGGGCGTGATGGCCAGGTTGGTCGGCGGCCCGAAGACGGAATTCATCAGCGGCAGGTTGCCGACGATCTTCGGCGCCTCCCGGTTGCTGAAGTCCACGATGAGGACCGCGTCCTTGCCGGGAGGGCCAAAGACCTGGCCGCCGTTCTTGTCGAACGTGACCTTGTTGTCGATCCCGATGATCATGACCTGCGCGTGAGCCGCGAGCGGCGCGAGGACGAGCGACAGTGCCAGGGCCAGCGTCTTTACTGTGCGCATGCGAAATTCCCCTCTCGTCTGGTGGGTTGGGGCTACGGCCGGACGACTCTGTTGGCGAGCACGCCGATCTTCTCGACTTCGGCTTCCATGCGGTCCCCGGCCTTGAGGAAGTTCCCCGTCGCCGCGCCGACTCCGTCGGGCGTGCCGGTGGCGATCAGGTCGCCGGGGAGGAGCGCCATGGAGAGCGACAGCACCTCGATGCACTGGTCCACTGGGAAGGTCATCTTGCTGGTGTTGCTCGACTGCCGCACTTGTCCATTAACGCGCATGACGATGCTGAGCGCCTGCGGGTCCGGGATCTCGTCGGCCGTGACCAGCACGGGGCCCATGGGGCAGAAGGTGTCGAGCGACTTGCCCTTGAACCACTGCGTGTGGCGCTTCTGGAGGTCGCGGGCGGTCACGTCGTTGATGATCGTGTAGCCGAAGACGTGCGTGAGCGCGGCGGCGCGGCTGATGTCGCGGCCGGCCGTGCCGATCACCGCCGTCAGCTCCACCTCGTAGTCGAGCTCGCTGGTGACCGCGTGGTGGACCACGTCGTCGCCGGGGCCGATGACGGCCGTGCCGGGCTTCGTGAAGTATACCGGGTGCTCGGGCACGGCGGCGCCGCGCTCGGCGGCGTGGTCGGCGTAGTTGCGGCCGAGGCAGAAGACGTTGCGCGCCGGGTGCGGGATGGGCGCCAGCAGGCGCACGCGCTTGAGCGGGTAGACCAGCTTGCGCTTCGCCAGCTCCTCGATGGCCTGCTGGTCTACCAAGCGCTTACCGTACTCCCAGGCCTCGTGCGCCAGGACAAGTGCGGCTTCACCGCCCTGGATCAGCTCGAGCAGGCTCTTCGGGAAGCCGCCGCGGCCGCGCCTGACCGCCCCTCGCTGCGCGGCCAAGTCCTTCGCCAGGCCGCCCAGGTCCAGCACGGCCTCGTGCCACACGGCGCCCGGCTTGGGCTCGCCCCGTCCGCGACGGAAGGTGACGAGGTGCACGGCTACTCGCTCACCGCGGCGGCGCCGCTGCGCTCCGGCAGGGTCTTGCCGCTCTGCCGGGCGATGTCTTCCAGCTCGCGCGGCAGCCCGAAGCGCACGTCCTCCTCGACCACGTGGACCTCGCGCACCCCGACGCGGCCGGCGTGCTGGAGCGCTTCGACCACTTCTGTCACGAGGAACTCGGGCGTCGAGGCGCCGGCCGTCACGCCGACGCGCTTGGAGCCGTCCAGCCACTCGGGCTTGATGTCGTTCTTGTCGTTGATCAGGTAGGACGGCGTGCCCATCACCGTCGAGACTTCGACCAGGCGGTTCGCGTTGGAGCTGTTTGCGGCGCCGATGACGAGCAGCACATCCACCTGCCCAGCCACGGTCTTGGCCGAGGCCTGGCGGTTCTGGGTCGCGTAGCAGATGTCGTCCTTGGCGGGCCCGGCGATCTTCGGGAAGCGGCGGCGCAGCGCCTCGATGCAGGCGCGCGTGTCGTCGAGGGAGAGCGTCGTCTGGGTCAGGTAGGCGACCTTGTCGGGGTTGGGGATCTTGAGCTTGTCCACTTCCTCGGGATGCGCGATGAGGAACATGCGGTCCGGCGCCTCGCCCATGGTGCCCACGACCTCGTCGTGGTCGGCGTGGCCGACCAGCACGATGCTGTAGCCCTCGCGCGCGTAGCGGATGGCCTCGAGGTGCACCTTGGTGACGAGCGGGCACGTCGCGTCGATCACGCGCAGGCCGCGCCGCTGGGCCTCGTGGCGCACCGCGGGCGAGATGCCGTGGGCGCTGAAGATCACGGTGGCGTCGTCGGGCACCTCGTCGAGCTCGTCGACGAAATGCGCGCCCTTGGTGCGGAGCGCCTCGACCACGTGGCGGTTGTGCACGATCTCCCGGCGCACGTAGACGGGCGGCGGGCAGACCTGCAGCGCCAGCTCCACGATGTCAATGGCGCGGTCCACGCCGGCGCAGAAGCCGCGGGGACCGGCCAGCACGATTTCCTGAAGCGGAATGGTCGCCATAGTCTCCTCAGGCTGTGTACGGCTCGATCAGCACCTTGAGCGCCTGGCCCCGCTCCATGAGGCCGAGGGCTTCCGGGACGTCGGCCAGGCCCATGGTGTGGGTCAGGAGCCCGTCAGGCACCAGGGCCTCCGACTCCAGCAGCGCCACCGCCTGCCTGATCAAGGCCGGCGTGTGGTGGAATGCCCCGACCAGCGCCAGCTCTTCATAGTGCACGCGCCGGGTGTCCACGGCCACGGTCGTACCCGGAGCGCAGCCGCCAAAGAATACCACGGTCCCTCCCGGGCCGACAGCAGCCACGGCCTGCTCCCAGACCTCGGGGCGGCCCGTGGCGTCTACGGCCACGTCCACGCCGCGGCCACCCGTGACGTCGCGCAAGAGGGCCGCGAGGCTCGGCGATTGGCCGGCGTCCAGGCACTCGGCGATGCCGAGGCCCCTGACCCGGTCGAGGCGCCAGCCGGGCTTGCCGACGAGGAGCGGCCGCGCGCCCCGCTGCGCCGCCACGAGGGCGAGGAGACAGCCGAGCGGCCCGTGGCCGATCACCGCCACCGTCATGCCCTTCTCGACCCGGCCGCGCTCGATCCCGAGGAGCGCACACGCCAGGGGCTCGGCGAAGGCCGCGCGACGCGCGGGCAGCGACGGGCCCAGCCGGACCACATTGGAGGCGACGAGCCGCGGCGGAAGGGCGATGTATTCCCCGTAGCCGCCGTTGACGAAGAGGAGATCCTCGCAGAGGTTGTGGCGCCCCGCCCGGCAGCAGCGGCAGGCTCCGCAGGGCGCCGAGTTGGCGGCGACGACGCGGTCCCCTTCACGGAAGTCGGTCACTCCGCGTCCCACGCGCGCCACGGCGCCGGCGAACTCGTGGCCGAACACTGTCGGCACGTGCGGGATCATCACGGGATGCCCGCGCCGCAGCACCTTGACGTCCGTGCCGCAGGTCAGCGCGGCCTCGATCTTCATGACGATCTCGCCCGGCCCCGGCTCAGGCACCGGCATCTCCTCGAAGCGGAGATCGCCGGGCCCGTAGAAGACTTGCGCTTTCATCCGGGAACGGGGGCCCAGAAATGGCCCCCGTACTCCCCCAGTCCGCAGATAACGCTCGAGGTTGTCATGGCCTTATGTAGACCTTCACGGCTTCCTGGCGCTGCATGAGCTCGACGCCGCGCGCGAGCTGACCGAGCGGCAGCCTGTGGGTGATGAGCCCGTCCACGTTCACCGTCCCCTGGCTGAGGAGATCGAACGCCTCCCTCAGCTCGACGGGTGAGGACGAATACGTGGCCGAGATGGTCAGCTCGCGGTGGTAGAGATCGGCCAGCGACAGGGGCAGGCTCTCGCCCGCCCCGCCCGCGAAGTAGTGGAGCTGGCCGCCGTCGCGAACACGGGCCGTAGCCCACGGCAGGAGCGCCGCGCCCCCGGCCGTCAGCATCACGATGTCGACGCCGCGACCGTCCGTGGCCTGTCGGAGCGCCGCATCGAGCTCGGCGTCCTCGTCGGGGACGCGGGCGCCGGCGCGGCGGCCGAGCGCGCGCCTGCCGGAGACGAGGTCGGCGCCGAAGACAGCCGCGCCCGCGAGCGTAAAGGCCCGGGCCAGCAGGCACCCGATCGAGCCAAGGCCCACGACCATCACCGTGTCGCCCGGCGCCGCCCCGGAGCGCTTGACGGCGCGCAGGCAGCAGGCCAGCGGCTCGGTGAAGGACGCCGTCTCGTCGCTCATCGCGTCCGGCAGCGCGAAGGCGGCGTGCGAGACGTTCGGCGCGGGCACGCGGCAGAGCTCGGCGAAGCCGCCCGGGTCGAGGTTGCTCAGCTTGAAGTGGCGGCACATGGACGGGCTGCCGCGCCGGCAGTAGTGGCAGGCGAAGCAGGGCACGTGATGGGCGACGACGACCCGCCGGCCGCGGCGGAACCCCGTCACGCCGGCGCCGACTTTGACGACCTTGCCGACCACCTCGTGGCCGAACACGGCGGGAGCCTTCGTCGCCGGGCTCGTGACCTTCAGGATGTCGGAGCCGCAGAGCCCGCAGCCGCTCACGCGAACCAGCATTTCCCCGGGCCCGATCCGCGGCTCGGGCCAGTCGCCGAGCTGGAGTCTGCCGGGCCCGGCGTAGACCGCGGCTTTCACGTGCGCTTCTTTCCCCACCTCG from Candidatus Methylomirabilota bacterium includes these protein-coding regions:
- a CDS encoding FCSD flavin-binding domain-containing protein, with the translated sequence MSGLTRRDFLLSSGVGVGVGLGLGAGLGLSGCASTMTGDIAPKSGRRVVVIGGGWGGSTAARYIRIADPSIEVVLLEPNREFVSCPFSNLVLSGQRTIESLTLSYAGLRARGVKIIHESATAIEPDTKRVRIGEGYLAYDRLVVSPGIDFQWEQVEGLAAAKDTVLHAWKAGPQTVQLAAQIQSMPDGGVFVLTVPPVAYRCPPGPYERICQVAWYLKQNKPKSRVIVLDANQNIVSKTALFRAAWQAYPNIDYRASQKVIGVDTSTREVRTEFDRVKYDVLNLIPPQRAGAIAVQADLVGADKRWCEVDHVTYESVKQKNIHVIGDATIGLPVPKSGNVANNMGKAAALSIVSLLNGQAVPLMPPGNTCYSWVSDREAIAVVNSYKIENGKVVQIEQKLTPAQSVSVAQRAEGWRQSIWADMLS
- a CDS encoding threonine synthase → MSPSFVTHIECTVCGRRHEAGRLLTVCEGCGQMLAVRYDLPRVAAAVTKDDLLRRAPGMYRFRELTPLDDGEEPVTLGEGGTPLIPLPRLSAHLGLRHVWAKDEGQNPTGSFKARGLGMALTKARTLGVKGLMIPSAGNAGGAAAVYGARGGIPVAVVVPRGTAEAAIAEAIIAGAFVFTVDGSIATAGKLIAGLASKIGWFDLATLKEPYRLEGKKTMGLELAEQLGWQTPDLLMYPTGGGTGLVGIWKAYDELAAMGWIKAAQPRFVAVQAEGCAPLVKAWDDKAETTTLWENPVTDAPGLRVPGPFAGRQMLKIMRDTGGHARAVSEQEIVEAQKLLARVEGIWTAPEAAAALAALCQMKETGEVDAGSRIVIVLTGAGIKNSPPALPAPVHLEGDEAQVLARVRKALGL
- the fusA gene encoding elongation factor G; this encodes MATDISKIRNVGFAGHGGVGKTSLVEAILFAAGAINRLGKVDDGTTTTDFDPDEIKRKISLGTSVAFCDWKGHRLNLIDTPGYGDFVADARGGLRVAGAAVIVVDAVAGVQVQTEKVWKYANEYALPRAVVINRLDRERADFFRTLESLQKRLKGRLCPLQLPIGAEAGLKGVVDLVAMKALLTADGKAKEADIPGEAMDDAKTWREKLVEAVAETDDDLLAKYLEEGSIGEEEMVKALGKAIGQGSLVPVMAASATKGIGVQPLMDLIVKEFPSPAEAGPVVGIDPRTQQPVTLAPDPKAPLAAVVFKTIADPHVGKLSLFRVYSGTFKSDSQVLNSTRGAKERIGHLGWLMGKTQKAVDSLGPGEIGVVAKLKDTLTGDTLSDEAHPVVLPGIAFPEPAISFAIQPKTRGDEDKISTALHRMTEEDPTLHHHFDPETKQLLVSGMGQLHVETVVERMKRKYNVDVSLLPPRIPYKETVKGRADVQGKYKKQTGGRGQYGDVWLKVEPLQRGGGFEFVDDIFGGSVPRNFIPSVEKGVRDCLKRGIFAGYPIVDLRVSLYDGSYHDVDSSDMAFQIAASMGLQKGFMEAHPILLEPIMHVEVTAPSDHAGDVIGDLNGRRGRIVGMEPDGEVVSVRAQAPMAEMLTYESSLRSMTGGRGGYSMEFSHYEEVPAHLAEKVVAAAKAEKEKAH
- a CDS encoding YncE family protein; its protein translation is MRTVKTLALALSLVLAPLAAHAQVMIIGIDNKVTFDKNGGQVFGPPGKDAVLIVDFSNREAPKIVGNLPLMNSVFGPPTNLAITPDQKLAIVANSVDWQKDGEKWKPVPDNKLYVIDLTATPPAHIATVEVGKQPSGLSINPAGTLALVTNRADNSIGVLSISGREVKLIDTVPMGEVVTHAVFTPDGKRALVAKFPGHKIGMLNVDGQKVTDTKYNMNVGLWPYNVDVSPLGTIALTADNGNGGRSDGNVDTVSVIDLEATPPRVIDRVVVGDAPEGLAISPKGDLAAVMLLRGNDAAWSSWFYNRQGSVVILKIDGKKVTKLDEVEVKGLPEGAVWSPDGEYLYVGNYIDSDMSILKVEQTKKGIRVVNTGKTLKLPGQPASMRGRNQ
- a CDS encoding fumarylacetoacetate hydrolase family protein, whose protein sequence is MHLVTFRRGRGEPKPGAVWHEAVLDLGGLAKDLAAQRGAVRRGRGGFPKSLLELIQGGEAALVLAHEAWEYGKRLVDQQAIEELAKRKLVYPLKRVRLLAPIPHPARNVFCLGRNYADHAAERGAAVPEHPVYFTKPGTAVIGPGDDVVHHAVTSELDYEVELTAVIGTAGRDISRAAALTHVFGYTIINDVTARDLQKRHTQWFKGKSLDTFCPMGPVLVTADEIPDPQALSIVMRVNGQVRQSSNTSKMTFPVDQCIEVLSLSMALLPGDLIATGTPDGVGAATGNFLKAGDRMEAEVEKIGVLANRVVRP
- the ispH gene encoding 4-hydroxy-3-methylbut-2-enyl diphosphate reductase; amino-acid sequence: MATIPLQEIVLAGPRGFCAGVDRAIDIVELALQVCPPPVYVRREIVHNRHVVEALRTKGAHFVDELDEVPDDATVIFSAHGISPAVRHEAQRRGLRVIDATCPLVTKVHLEAIRYAREGYSIVLVGHADHDEVVGTMGEAPDRMFLIAHPEEVDKLKIPNPDKVAYLTQTTLSLDDTRACIEALRRRFPKIAGPAKDDICYATQNRQASAKTVAGQVDVLLVIGAANSSNANRLVEVSTVMGTPSYLINDKNDIKPEWLDGSKRVGVTAGASTPEFLVTEVVEALQHAGRVGVREVHVVEEDVRFGLPRELEDIARQSGKTLPERSGAAAVSE
- a CDS encoding alcohol dehydrogenase catalytic domain-containing protein, with the translated sequence MKAQVFYGPGDLRFEEMPVPEPGPGEIVMKIEAALTCGTDVKVLRRGHPVMIPHVPTVFGHEFAGAVARVGRGVTDFREGDRVVAANSAPCGACRCCRAGRHNLCEDLLFVNGGYGEYIALPPRLVASNVVRLGPSLPARRAAFAEPLACALLGIERGRVEKGMTVAVIGHGPLGCLLALVAAQRGARPLLVGKPGWRLDRVRGLGIAECLDAGQSPSLAALLRDVTGGRGVDVAVDATGRPEVWEQAVAAVGPGGTVVFFGGCAPGTTVAVDTRRVHYEELALVGAFHHTPALIRQAVALLESEALVPDGLLTHTMGLADVPEALGLMERGQALKVLIEPYTA
- a CDS encoding alcohol dehydrogenase catalytic domain-containing protein; amino-acid sequence: MKAAVYAGPGRLQLGDWPEPRIGPGEMLVRVSGCGLCGSDILKVTSPATKAPAVFGHEVVGKVVKVGAGVTGFRRGRRVVVAHHVPCFACHYCRRGSPSMCRHFKLSNLDPGGFAELCRVPAPNVSHAAFALPDAMSDETASFTEPLACCLRAVKRSGAAPGDTVMVVGLGSIGCLLARAFTLAGAAVFGADLVSGRRALGRRAGARVPDEDAELDAALRQATDGRGVDIVMLTAGGAALLPWATARVRDGGQLHYFAGGAGESLPLSLADLYHRELTISATYSSSPVELREAFDLLSQGTVNVDGLITHRLPLGQLARGVELMQRQEAVKVYIRP